The sequence GCATCGTCGAGCAGCAGGGCATGGTCCTGATCGGAGTGCGCGGTTTGTTCGAAGCGCGCCTGCGATCCCAGCGCGAGCCACGCGTACGGCACGGGCGGCGGGCCCAGGCGCTCCTCGGCCATCGTTAACAGGTGGTGGGTGAGGGCGTCGGTAAGGGTCGATACCGTGCGCGTAACATCCGCAGCAGGGGTGCCGCGTTCCACCAGATGAACAACGAGCGCCGGAATCTTTTGGGCCGTAGCAGCCAGGGCGTCAACCGTCGCGGCGGCCCGCAGATCGCCCATCAGGTACACGGGGCTGTCGGACTGCACGCGCATCAGGTCGGTGGTGGTAACCACGCCGATCAGCGCGTCGTCGCGCAACACGGGCAGGTGATGGATGTTGTGGCGCGTCATGGTCAGCAGCGCCTCGAAGGCATAGCGGCCGGCGGCGATGGTCACCGGGCGGGGCGTCATGACGGTGCGTACGGGGGCCTCCGGCGCGACGCCCGCGGCAACCACGCGCGAGCGCAGGTCGCGGTCGGTGAGCAGGCCCTGCACGGCGCCCGCGGCATCGCACAGCAGCAAGGAGGAGACGCCCGCCGTGCGCATGATCTCGGCTGCTTCGCGGATCGACACCGAGGGCCGCGCCGTCACCGGCGGCCGCGTAATGAGCTGATCCACGGGCTGGGCCAGCGGACGCCGTCCCTCGCGCTCGGCCAAGGCGGCGCGGAGGCGGGCGCTGTGGGCCTGCGCAAAAAACCGGTCGACGGTGGGATGCGCCGCCCGCAGGTCGTGAAAGAGCGAAGGCGGCAGCAGGTACAGCAGGGTGTCCTCTAGCGTGGTCACCTGCCGCTGGGCGGGCGTGTCGGTGAGCAGCGCCGGGTAGCCAAAAAAGTCGTGCGGCCCCAGGCGGGCCACGAGGGTGCCGCGGGCGTCGGTGAGTTCAACCGCGCCGCTGCGGATGAGGGACACGGCCTCCACCGGTTCATCGAGCGCCAGCACCGTCGTTTCGTGTGGGGCATAGGCGATCTGCATCCGCTGCGCGGCCTGTTCAATGACGGCGGCGGGCAGCGACGCAAACGGCGGCGTTTCGTGCAAAAACGCCGTCACCGGATCGGCAGCCGCAGGCGACGGCACGCGAGCGGACATAGCACCTTCCTCGTATTCGTCGGACACACGAACGCCAATCTACAACACCCGGCGCGCGAATGCACACCCGGCAAGGGCTAAACTAACGCTGGGACGCATTGGCATGTTCATTGCTCGTTCATG comes from Salisaeta longa DSM 21114 and encodes:
- a CDS encoding putative nucleotidyltransferase substrate binding domain-containing protein, producing MSARVPSPAAADPVTAFLHETPPFASLPAAVIEQAAQRMQIAYAPHETTVLALDEPVEAVSLIRSGAVELTDARGTLVARLGPHDFFGYPALLTDTPAQRQVTTLEDTLLYLLPPSLFHDLRAAHPTVDRFFAQAHSARLRAALAEREGRRPLAQPVDQLITRPPVTARPSVSIREAAEIMRTAGVSSLLLCDAAGAVQGLLTDRDLRSRVVAAGVAPEAPVRTVMTPRPVTIAAGRYAFEALLTMTRHNIHHLPVLRDDALIGVVTTTDLMRVQSDSPVYLMGDLRAAATVDALAATAQKIPALVVHLVERGTPAADVTRTVSTLTDALTHHLLTMAEERLGPPPVPYAWLALGSQARFEQTAHSDQDHALLLDDAFDAPSHDTYFRSLAAFVRDGLQACGYPLCPGDVMATNERWRQPLAAWKDTFRQWIDAPTPQALMHTSIFFDLRAVAGRTALADTLQAFIHERTAANTIFLASLATNALNHRPPLGFFRQLVLERTGEHKDTLDLKHQGVVPIVDLARIHALAHGLSGPSTDDRLRRLADTHALATDDAADLRDAHAFINRVRLEHQAEQLRTGTAPDNFVDPAALSPLDRRHLKDAFSVVRTLQQGLAQRYQTDLLS